In Nomia melanderi isolate GNS246 chromosome 5, iyNomMela1, whole genome shotgun sequence, a single genomic region encodes these proteins:
- the LOC116424740 gene encoding tyrosine-protein phosphatase non-receptor type 5 isoform X1, translated as MAVYTSTQPLVSKRELRSYANDNAIVLLVALACVLSSKGGTSTPLTNHYVNDANYYDISSNDDNSDPLEKFYLITEQRWHTDTVLPIPLLPSTEGMSARSHHRIPQSITGLDDAGMDLQAAQLSSRAGQEVRSTANLSWIDWQLSLFVALCAIAGAILFTFLILLWLRKQMSREKDTEDGDRRGLVEEGTVCHPEKAVKSTKVSVEGQWVHQPTVKPSVSVQSVRPVTQTTGLPEVMSVATPERRPEPIRIKAKGLLERRGSSASLTIELAPPPESPPHVVTPTRECTAEEFLLSAGNVLSRSQLKKAVSNPTLLHKEFWEVPLNLPGELDICGCWVKNRYCSVLPNPQSRVVLPSSSDDPLSSYINANYIRGYDAEDARYIATQGPLPHTIADFWKMIWSEKVPAVVMMTKLHEAAKTKCEAYFPLDKNSRIQAGPFTIIVNSVDTRNGYTVRDLELRFEGERRHVQHYWYDSWPDHAVPETPDTLVNLASEINSLVGPVVVHCSAGIGRTGCFIALATGMTQLSRDGNVDVLGILCQMRYDRGGMIQTAEQYEFVHRALCLYEQSLDGGKSTSAGD; from the exons ATGGCTGTTTACACGTCCACGCAGCCGCTAGTTTCAAAACGCGAGCTACGCTCCTACGCAAACGACAACGCGATCGTGCTCCTCGTGGCCCTGGCGTGCGTGCTATCCTCGAAAG GAGGTACGAGTACTCCGTTGACTAACCATTATGTGAATGACGCAAACTATTATGATATCTCAAGCAATGACGACAATTCAGATCCTTTGGAGAAGTTTTACTTAATTACTGAACAAAGGTGGCACACAGATACAGTGCTACCTATCCCTTTACTGCCATCCACTGAGGGAATGTCTGCTCGATCTCATCACAG GATCCCACAGTCCATAACAGGACTGGATGATGCTGGAATGGATTTGCAAGCAGCTCAACTCAGTTCCCGTGCAGGTCAGGAGGTACGCTCCACTGCAAATTTATCATGGATAGACTGGCAGCTATCACTCTTTGTAGCACTTTGCGCTATTGCTGGTGCTATTCTCTTCACATTCTTG attttGTTATGGCTACGGAAACAAATGTCGCGTGAAAAGGATACAGAGGATGGTGATAGGAGAGGTTTGGTAGAGGAAGGTACTGTTTGTCATCCAGAAAAGGCTGTTAAATCTACAAAAGTATCAGTTGAAGGTCAATGGGTTCATCAACCTACAGTAAAACCATCTGTATCTGTTCAGTCTGTTCGACCAGTTACTCAAACTACTGGTTTGCCAGAG GTAATGTCAGTGGCAACACCAGAACGTAGACCAGAACCTATACGCATAAAAGCTAAAGGACTACTCGAACGACGTGGTTCAAGTGCAAGTTTGACTATAGAATTGGCACCACCTCCTGAAAGTCCACCACACGTGGTTACACCTACTCGCGAATGTACCGCGGAAGAATTCTTGCTGAGCGCTGGAAATGTTTTATCAAGATCTCAGCTGAAAAAGGCTGTTAGTAATCCGACATTGTTGCATAAAGAATTCTGGGAAGTTCCATTAAATTTGCCTGGAGAACTAGATATTTGTGGGTGTTGGGTAAAAAATAGATACTGTTCTGTGTTACCAAATCCACAATCAAGAGTGGTTCTACCAAGTTCTTCTGATGATCCTCTTTCGAGCTACATCAATGCCAACTACATTCGG gGATATGACGCAGAAGATGCACGCTATATTGCAACACAGGGACCATTGCCTCACACAATAGCTGACTTCTGGAAAATGATCTGGTCAGAGAAAGTTCCCGCAGTTGTTATGATGACGAAACTACACGAAGCCGCTAAAACAAAATGCGAGGCATATTTTCCACTGGATAAAAATAGTCGCATTCAAGCTGGACCTTTCACTATAATTGTTAATTCTGTTGATACCAGAAACGGTTACACAGTCAGAGATTTAGAACTTAGATTTGAAGGAGAAAGAAGGCATGTGCAACATTATTG GTATGATTCATGGCCGGACCATGCCGTACCTGAAACTCCAGATACTTTGGTTAATTTAGCTTCTGAAATAAACTCTCTTGTGGGACCTGTTGTTGTTCACTGCAGTGCTGGAATCGGAAGGACTGGATGTTTTATCGCTTTAGCAACAGGAATGACACAATTATCGCGAGATGGAAACGTGGATGTTTTAGGCATCCTGTGTCAAATGag GTATGACAGGGGAGGTATGATTCAAACAGCTGAACAGTATGAATTTGTTCATCGTGCACTTTGTCTATATGAACAATCGCTTGACGGCGGTAAATCAACAAGTGCAGGAGATTGA
- the LOC116424740 gene encoding tyrosine-protein phosphatase non-receptor type 5 isoform X2, with protein sequence MNVWTPGGTSTPLTNHYVNDANYYDISSNDDNSDPLEKFYLITEQRWHTDTVLPIPLLPSTEGMSARSHHRIPQSITGLDDAGMDLQAAQLSSRAGQEVRSTANLSWIDWQLSLFVALCAIAGAILFTFLILLWLRKQMSREKDTEDGDRRGLVEEGTVCHPEKAVKSTKVSVEGQWVHQPTVKPSVSVQSVRPVTQTTGLPEVMSVATPERRPEPIRIKAKGLLERRGSSASLTIELAPPPESPPHVVTPTRECTAEEFLLSAGNVLSRSQLKKAVSNPTLLHKEFWEVPLNLPGELDICGCWVKNRYCSVLPNPQSRVVLPSSSDDPLSSYINANYIRGYDAEDARYIATQGPLPHTIADFWKMIWSEKVPAVVMMTKLHEAAKTKCEAYFPLDKNSRIQAGPFTIIVNSVDTRNGYTVRDLELRFEGERRHVQHYWYDSWPDHAVPETPDTLVNLASEINSLVGPVVVHCSAGIGRTGCFIALATGMTQLSRDGNVDVLGILCQMRYDRGGMIQTAEQYEFVHRALCLYEQSLDGGKSTSAGD encoded by the exons ATGAATGTTTGGACACCTG GAGGTACGAGTACTCCGTTGACTAACCATTATGTGAATGACGCAAACTATTATGATATCTCAAGCAATGACGACAATTCAGATCCTTTGGAGAAGTTTTACTTAATTACTGAACAAAGGTGGCACACAGATACAGTGCTACCTATCCCTTTACTGCCATCCACTGAGGGAATGTCTGCTCGATCTCATCACAG GATCCCACAGTCCATAACAGGACTGGATGATGCTGGAATGGATTTGCAAGCAGCTCAACTCAGTTCCCGTGCAGGTCAGGAGGTACGCTCCACTGCAAATTTATCATGGATAGACTGGCAGCTATCACTCTTTGTAGCACTTTGCGCTATTGCTGGTGCTATTCTCTTCACATTCTTG attttGTTATGGCTACGGAAACAAATGTCGCGTGAAAAGGATACAGAGGATGGTGATAGGAGAGGTTTGGTAGAGGAAGGTACTGTTTGTCATCCAGAAAAGGCTGTTAAATCTACAAAAGTATCAGTTGAAGGTCAATGGGTTCATCAACCTACAGTAAAACCATCTGTATCTGTTCAGTCTGTTCGACCAGTTACTCAAACTACTGGTTTGCCAGAG GTAATGTCAGTGGCAACACCAGAACGTAGACCAGAACCTATACGCATAAAAGCTAAAGGACTACTCGAACGACGTGGTTCAAGTGCAAGTTTGACTATAGAATTGGCACCACCTCCTGAAAGTCCACCACACGTGGTTACACCTACTCGCGAATGTACCGCGGAAGAATTCTTGCTGAGCGCTGGAAATGTTTTATCAAGATCTCAGCTGAAAAAGGCTGTTAGTAATCCGACATTGTTGCATAAAGAATTCTGGGAAGTTCCATTAAATTTGCCTGGAGAACTAGATATTTGTGGGTGTTGGGTAAAAAATAGATACTGTTCTGTGTTACCAAATCCACAATCAAGAGTGGTTCTACCAAGTTCTTCTGATGATCCTCTTTCGAGCTACATCAATGCCAACTACATTCGG gGATATGACGCAGAAGATGCACGCTATATTGCAACACAGGGACCATTGCCTCACACAATAGCTGACTTCTGGAAAATGATCTGGTCAGAGAAAGTTCCCGCAGTTGTTATGATGACGAAACTACACGAAGCCGCTAAAACAAAATGCGAGGCATATTTTCCACTGGATAAAAATAGTCGCATTCAAGCTGGACCTTTCACTATAATTGTTAATTCTGTTGATACCAGAAACGGTTACACAGTCAGAGATTTAGAACTTAGATTTGAAGGAGAAAGAAGGCATGTGCAACATTATTG GTATGATTCATGGCCGGACCATGCCGTACCTGAAACTCCAGATACTTTGGTTAATTTAGCTTCTGAAATAAACTCTCTTGTGGGACCTGTTGTTGTTCACTGCAGTGCTGGAATCGGAAGGACTGGATGTTTTATCGCTTTAGCAACAGGAATGACACAATTATCGCGAGATGGAAACGTGGATGTTTTAGGCATCCTGTGTCAAATGag GTATGACAGGGGAGGTATGATTCAAACAGCTGAACAGTATGAATTTGTTCATCGTGCACTTTGTCTATATGAACAATCGCTTGACGGCGGTAAATCAACAAGTGCAGGAGATTGA
- the LOC116424740 gene encoding tyrosine-protein phosphatase non-receptor type 5 isoform X3 has translation MSARSHHRIPQSITGLDDAGMDLQAAQLSSRAGQEVRSTANLSWIDWQLSLFVALCAIAGAILFTFLILLWLRKQMSREKDTEDGDRRGLVEEGTVCHPEKAVKSTKVSVEGQWVHQPTVKPSVSVQSVRPVTQTTGLPEVMSVATPERRPEPIRIKAKGLLERRGSSASLTIELAPPPESPPHVVTPTRECTAEEFLLSAGNVLSRSQLKKAVSNPTLLHKEFWEVPLNLPGELDICGCWVKNRYCSVLPNPQSRVVLPSSSDDPLSSYINANYIRGYDAEDARYIATQGPLPHTIADFWKMIWSEKVPAVVMMTKLHEAAKTKCEAYFPLDKNSRIQAGPFTIIVNSVDTRNGYTVRDLELRFEGERRHVQHYWYDSWPDHAVPETPDTLVNLASEINSLVGPVVVHCSAGIGRTGCFIALATGMTQLSRDGNVDVLGILCQMRYDRGGMIQTAEQYEFVHRALCLYEQSLDGGKSTSAGD, from the exons ATGTCTGCTCGATCTCATCACAG GATCCCACAGTCCATAACAGGACTGGATGATGCTGGAATGGATTTGCAAGCAGCTCAACTCAGTTCCCGTGCAGGTCAGGAGGTACGCTCCACTGCAAATTTATCATGGATAGACTGGCAGCTATCACTCTTTGTAGCACTTTGCGCTATTGCTGGTGCTATTCTCTTCACATTCTTG attttGTTATGGCTACGGAAACAAATGTCGCGTGAAAAGGATACAGAGGATGGTGATAGGAGAGGTTTGGTAGAGGAAGGTACTGTTTGTCATCCAGAAAAGGCTGTTAAATCTACAAAAGTATCAGTTGAAGGTCAATGGGTTCATCAACCTACAGTAAAACCATCTGTATCTGTTCAGTCTGTTCGACCAGTTACTCAAACTACTGGTTTGCCAGAG GTAATGTCAGTGGCAACACCAGAACGTAGACCAGAACCTATACGCATAAAAGCTAAAGGACTACTCGAACGACGTGGTTCAAGTGCAAGTTTGACTATAGAATTGGCACCACCTCCTGAAAGTCCACCACACGTGGTTACACCTACTCGCGAATGTACCGCGGAAGAATTCTTGCTGAGCGCTGGAAATGTTTTATCAAGATCTCAGCTGAAAAAGGCTGTTAGTAATCCGACATTGTTGCATAAAGAATTCTGGGAAGTTCCATTAAATTTGCCTGGAGAACTAGATATTTGTGGGTGTTGGGTAAAAAATAGATACTGTTCTGTGTTACCAAATCCACAATCAAGAGTGGTTCTACCAAGTTCTTCTGATGATCCTCTTTCGAGCTACATCAATGCCAACTACATTCGG gGATATGACGCAGAAGATGCACGCTATATTGCAACACAGGGACCATTGCCTCACACAATAGCTGACTTCTGGAAAATGATCTGGTCAGAGAAAGTTCCCGCAGTTGTTATGATGACGAAACTACACGAAGCCGCTAAAACAAAATGCGAGGCATATTTTCCACTGGATAAAAATAGTCGCATTCAAGCTGGACCTTTCACTATAATTGTTAATTCTGTTGATACCAGAAACGGTTACACAGTCAGAGATTTAGAACTTAGATTTGAAGGAGAAAGAAGGCATGTGCAACATTATTG GTATGATTCATGGCCGGACCATGCCGTACCTGAAACTCCAGATACTTTGGTTAATTTAGCTTCTGAAATAAACTCTCTTGTGGGACCTGTTGTTGTTCACTGCAGTGCTGGAATCGGAAGGACTGGATGTTTTATCGCTTTAGCAACAGGAATGACACAATTATCGCGAGATGGAAACGTGGATGTTTTAGGCATCCTGTGTCAAATGag GTATGACAGGGGAGGTATGATTCAAACAGCTGAACAGTATGAATTTGTTCATCGTGCACTTTGTCTATATGAACAATCGCTTGACGGCGGTAAATCAACAAGTGCAGGAGATTGA